From Gottschalkiaceae bacterium SANA:
TCTTCGATCCGTAATCCCCAATAGATAATCGGTGGATATAGAAAATAGAGAAGCCATTTGAATCAGGGTTTGAAAATTTGGAAATCGGTCTCCTTTTTCATACCTTACTATTGTACTCCTGTGACTGTCAAGCATTCTAGCAAATTCTTCTGGTGTCCAATGCTTTTCTACTCTTAACAGACGAAGTCTTTGGGGAAATTGTATTGCTTCTGGCATCTTAGTGCTCCTTCCTAATGGATCGAGAAAGCCTAAGGGAGGAGCGAAGAGATTCATTGATCAACAAGCGATCAATCGGAGCAATTTCGTGACCGTCCAATTGCATGCCTGGAATCTCCATCAATACTTGAAAAAGTTCCTCTAGATTGGAAGAGTGGATAAACTCTTTGCTTAAAATATTGCGATGCTCGGTACGTCCCAATAGATAATCTGTTGACACACGAAATTCATCAGCCAAGCGGACCAGGGTCTCCAAATCAGGATGGCGTTTGTTTGCTTCGTACAGACTAATGGTTTGTTGGGATAAAGATAATTTTTGCGCCAATTCAGATTGCTTCATTTTTGATGCTCTACGTAAAGACTTTAATCGTTCACTAAACATGGCCGTCACCTCTCTACCTTTATTATACCGAAAGAACTTAACAATTTGAAATAAGATATTAAGGAATTGACAACAATTTGTTAATTCTTATCAATATCCAGGCAAACCGCCTCTGGATTCTCTGGAAGTGGCAGGAGGGATTTGATATAATGAAGTGATTTATAAACGGAGGGCAAAATGGAAGAAATTATAGAACTGTCAAAAGAATCAAGCACTCAGACGGGTGAACTTGGCATCACAGTATTAAATCAATGGATCCGAGAAAACTATCGGGAACAGGGTTTAACATATATCATCAAAACCTGGGGTTGCCAGATGAATGAACGTGATTCAGAAATTATGGCTGGCGTCGTTGAAGAATGCGGATACAGGCGCGTTACTCAAGAAGAGGAAGCCGATTTAATCGTATATAACACTTGTTTGATTCGGGAAAATGCAGAAATGAAAGTTTTTGGAAATCTAGGTCAACTGAAGGCCTTAAAAAAGAAAAATCCCAAAATGCGAATCGCTTTGTGTGGTTGCATGGCTCAAAAAGAACACATCGTAGCAAAATTAAAAAAGAGCTATCCCCATGTCGATTTAGTATTTGGCACCCACAATATTCATGAACTGCCGATGCTATTACTGGAAAGCTATCGCCGCAATAAGCGACAAATCCATGTATTGGAGGACGGAGTCAAAACCTATCAAAATCTTCCCTCAAGACGACTCTTTGATTTTAAAGGATTTGTCAATATTATGTACGGATGCAACAATTTCTGTTCCTATTGCGTCGTCCCTTATACAAGGGGACGAGAACAAAGCCGATCCAAGGATGAAATCCTTGCAGAAGTAGAGGCAATGGCTCACGCAGGCTATCAAGAAATTACCCTGCTGGGTCAAAACGTCAATTCCTACGGAAACGATTTAGATTCAAGCATTGTTTTTTCTGATCTTTTGGAAGAGATTGTAGCCGTTGATGGCATAAAGCGCATTCGCTTTATGACTAGCCATCCCAAGGATATTTCAACCCATCTAATCGATGTGATGGCAAAACATCCCACAATCTGTAATCAATTGCATCTGCCCATACAGGCAGGTAGCAATCGTGTCTTAGAAAAAATGAATCGAAAATACACCAAAGAGTCGTATTTGAAAATGCTGAACTACGCAAAGGCAACGATTCCTGACCTGACCATCTCAACTGACTTGATTGTCGGATTCCCAGGAGAGACCGAAGAGGATTTCCAAGATACCTTGGCCATGGTCGAAGAAGCTGAATATGATTTTGCCTTTTCCTATCTCTATTCTCCCAGAGAGGGCACCCCTGCTGCGATGGATCCCAATCAGGTTCCGGATGATGTTAAACACCATCGTTTTGACCGATTAATGGAAACCGTGAATCCCATCTTTTTACGAAAAAATGAAGCCTTGGTTGGTTCAAGCCTGACCGTCTTAGTTGAAGGCGTCAGTAAAAACGATGCCTCAATTCTCAACGGAAGAACAGAGGGCAGCAAACTGATTCATTTTCCAGGAGACCCCGACCTGATCGGCAGCATAGTAAGGGTCAAGGTTAAGCGAGCACAAACCTTTATTTTATTCGGAGAAGTGGAGTGATTGGATGAAAAAACTGACACCAATGATGGAACAATATTTTTCAATTAAGGAAAAACACCCGAATGAGATTTTGTTTTTCCGTATGGGTGATTTTTATGAGATGTTTTACGAGGACGCCATACTCGCTTCAAAGGAGCTCGAAATAGCCTTAACTGCAAGGTCCTGCGGCAACAAGGAAAAAGCACCCATGTGTGGCGTACCCTTCCATTCCGCCCAAGGCTACGTTGTACGATTGATTAAAAAGGGCTATCGGGTTGCCATCTGTGAGCAAACCGAATTGCCACAAAAGGGAAAAACCCTTGTTAATCGGGAAGTGGTTAGAATCATCACCCCTGGAACCCTCAACGATGAGAAACTTTGGGTCAGCGAATCCAATCAATTTCTCTGTGCCATGCACATTGGCTTGGAAGGTGTTGGACTCTCCGCTGTAGACATTACGACCGGTGAATGGTATGCGACACGCACCTCTTTTATCGACGATGCGGATCACCACGCCTTGTTAGCGGAGATCTATAAGTATCGTCCTGTTGAACTTTTGATTTCCAATGAAAATAAGGCTGCTGGTCCCATTACAGAAAAACTAACTCAATACATGCCCACACTGCGTTTGACACCGTGGGTTGAACTGGTTGAAACAGAAGCCTTAAAAATATTCGAAAAAAAACCCGAGCTTTTGACGCGTGGAAAAGAAGAGGTTCAGGAACCTTTGGCCATCAAATCTTCAGCCATGCTCTTGGATTATCTTTACGAAACGCAAAAGGTCAATCTCTCCCATCTTAAACCGGTCTCATTCTATCGTCTTCAGCACTTGTTGCGCTTAGATGCGACAACCCGAAGAAATCTAGAATTGACAGAAACCCTACGAGACGGGTCCACAAAGGGCAGCCTGTTCTGGGTCTTGAATCGAACCAAAACCGCCATGGGCGCTCGATTGCTGAAGCAATGGATCGAACAGCCTCTTCTTGACGTAGAGAAAATCAAGATACGGCAAACAATGATTCATGGATTGCTTTCCAATTATAGCCACATGCTTCAACTTAAGGATTCCCTCAAAGATGTCTATGATTATGAACGGCTGCTGGGCAAGCTCGGATATGGGAGCTTTAGTCCTAAGGATTTCGCATCTCTCAGGCGATCCTTTGCACCCTTGCCGCAGATCAAAGAGCTCTTGCTCAGACACCCTGAAAAGCATCTATTGGCCCTAGGGGCGAATCTAGACGATCTTTCGGATCTCTGGACCCTAATTGAATCTGCAATCTCTGACGATCCACCCTTCCTTGTAAAAGAAGGCGGAGTCATCCGCCAGGGATATTCTCCTGAACTGGATGAAATTCGTGGTCTCGTTAACAACAGCCAGGCTTGGCTCATTCAATTTGAGAGCCAGGAACGGGAACGAACCGGCATTAAAACATTAAAAGTAAAGTTCAATAAAGTGTTCGGTTACTATATTGAGGTAAGTAAATCTCAAATCGTCAACGTCCCTTTGGATTATCATCGAAAGCAAACCCTTGTTAATGCAGAACGATATATTACGCCAGAATTAAAACAGATGGAGGATCAAATCCTAGGGGCGGAAGAACGCGCCCTGCGCTTGGAACAAGTCTTAATCAAAACCCTACAAGAGGAATTATCAAAGGCCATTCCACGCATTCAAGACACCGCATCTCAAGTTGCACAACTCGATACCGTTATTTCCTTGGCTACCGTAGCTCGAGAGGGACAATATGTGCAACCGAAAATTAAGGAGTCCGGTGACCTTACCATCCAAAACGGACGCCATCCTGTGATCGAAAAGATGATCGGTAAAACGGATTTTATCGCCAATCACACCTTGCTCAACCAAGACGATCATCGCATGTTGATCC
This genomic window contains:
- the miaB gene encoding tRNA (N6-isopentenyl adenosine(37)-C2)-methylthiotransferase MiaB, coding for MEEIIELSKESSTQTGELGITVLNQWIRENYREQGLTYIIKTWGCQMNERDSEIMAGVVEECGYRRVTQEEEADLIVYNTCLIRENAEMKVFGNLGQLKALKKKNPKMRIALCGCMAQKEHIVAKLKKSYPHVDLVFGTHNIHELPMLLLESYRRNKRQIHVLEDGVKTYQNLPSRRLFDFKGFVNIMYGCNNFCSYCVVPYTRGREQSRSKDEILAEVEAMAHAGYQEITLLGQNVNSYGNDLDSSIVFSDLLEEIVAVDGIKRIRFMTSHPKDISTHLIDVMAKHPTICNQLHLPIQAGSNRVLEKMNRKYTKESYLKMLNYAKATIPDLTISTDLIVGFPGETEEDFQDTLAMVEEAEYDFAFSYLYSPREGTPAAMDPNQVPDDVKHHRFDRLMETVNPIFLRKNEALVGSSLTVLVEGVSKNDASILNGRTEGSKLIHFPGDPDLIGSIVRVKVKRAQTFILFGEVE
- the mutS gene encoding DNA mismatch repair protein MutS: MKKLTPMMEQYFSIKEKHPNEILFFRMGDFYEMFYEDAILASKELEIALTARSCGNKEKAPMCGVPFHSAQGYVVRLIKKGYRVAICEQTELPQKGKTLVNREVVRIITPGTLNDEKLWVSESNQFLCAMHIGLEGVGLSAVDITTGEWYATRTSFIDDADHHALLAEIYKYRPVELLISNENKAAGPITEKLTQYMPTLRLTPWVELVETEALKIFEKKPELLTRGKEEVQEPLAIKSSAMLLDYLYETQKVNLSHLKPVSFYRLQHLLRLDATTRRNLELTETLRDGSTKGSLFWVLNRTKTAMGARLLKQWIEQPLLDVEKIKIRQTMIHGLLSNYSHMLQLKDSLKDVYDYERLLGKLGYGSFSPKDFASLRRSFAPLPQIKELLLRHPEKHLLALGANLDDLSDLWTLIESAISDDPPFLVKEGGVIRQGYSPELDEIRGLVNNSQAWLIQFESQERERTGIKTLKVKFNKVFGYYIEVSKSQIVNVPLDYHRKQTLVNAERYITPELKQMEDQILGAEERALRLEQVLIKTLQEELSKAIPRIQDTASQVAQLDTVISLATVAREGQYVQPKIKESGDLTIQNGRHPVIEKMIGKTDFIANHTLLNQDDHRMLILTGPNMAGKSTYMRQVALITLMAQMGSYVPADKAEIPLVDQIFTRIGASDDLAQGQSTFMVEMNEVANILSHATDQSLVILDEIGRGTSTYDGLSIAWAVVEYLSNKNRCGAKTLFATHYHELSELEEKVDGVKNYKISVKEEGDQIYFTRKISRGSADKSYGIEVAKLAGVPNPIIQRAKSILQALEESDLTRQDRALQMEMKLPSPSAEIQTNPHHLEIIEALKNLDTNQIRPIEALVLLDELIAKCNI